A single window of Candidatus Rhabdochlamydia oedothoracis DNA harbors:
- the ndk gene encoding nucleoside-diphosphate kinase, with protein sequence MSHEQTLSIIKPDAVADNKIGEIFSYFEKAGLEIVGIKMQRLTAEQAKAFYAVHAHRPFFQELIQFMTEGPIVAFVVEGENAINRTRELMGATNPKEAALGTIRRDLGSSIERNAIHGSDTSENAKTEISFFFQPQAIFIH encoded by the coding sequence ATGTCGCATGAACAAACACTTTCCATTATTAAACCAGATGCCGTTGCGGATAATAAAATTGGAGAGATTTTTTCCTATTTTGAAAAAGCTGGATTAGAAATTGTAGGGATTAAAATGCAACGTCTTACTGCAGAACAAGCAAAAGCCTTCTACGCAGTACATGCTCATCGACCCTTTTTCCAAGAATTGATTCAATTTATGACAGAAGGCCCTATTGTAGCATTTGTAGTAGAAGGTGAAAATGCTATTAATCGCACACGTGAACTCATGGGAGCTACAAATCCTAAAGAAGCAGCTCTTGGAACTATTCGAAGAGATCTTGGCTCTTCTATAGAACGCAATGCCATTCACGGTTCTGATACTTCAGAGAATGCGAAAACAGAGATTTCTTTCTTCTTTCAACCACAAGCAATTTTTATCCATTAA
- a CDS encoding IS30 family transposase encodes MIFNNQTQGETLPKGYHHLTYDQRCQIYILKARGDTSSSIANILKVHHSTISRELKRNKGQRGYRHQQAQEKAFLRKNSQPNKKMTPQIVTRIEEKIKLQWSPIQISGWLKRHGKEHVSHETIYNHIWKDKRQGGQLYRELRHRGKKYNKQRKGASGRGNMPGRIDIKQRPCIVEKKTRLGDWELDTVIGAGHKGVIVSMVERTSKLTKLAKVSHKTAEEVSQALIEQLKPIKDFVHTLTADNGKEFAYHQMVSFELETDFYFATPYHSWERGLNEHTNGLVRQYFPKTQSFLDTTSKDIERVETLLNNRPRKALNFETPLEVFTRLSTNMLCSGAQ; translated from the coding sequence GTGATTTTTAACAATCAAACACAAGGAGAGACCTTGCCTAAAGGCTACCATCACCTAACCTATGACCAAAGATGTCAGATTTATATTTTAAAAGCTAGAGGAGATACATCTAGCTCAATAGCAAACATTCTAAAAGTTCATCATAGCACTATTAGTAGGGAACTTAAGAGAAATAAAGGGCAACGAGGATACCGTCATCAGCAAGCTCAAGAAAAAGCATTTCTTAGAAAAAATTCTCAGCCCAATAAAAAAATGACTCCTCAAATAGTTACCCGTATTGAAGAAAAAATCAAGTTGCAATGGAGCCCTATACAAATATCCGGATGGCTTAAAAGACATGGTAAAGAACATGTTAGTCATGAGACCATCTATAATCATATCTGGAAAGATAAACGACAGGGAGGACAGCTTTATAGAGAGCTCCGTCATCGAGGGAAAAAATATAACAAGCAGAGAAAGGGAGCTTCTGGAAGAGGGAACATGCCTGGTCGTATAGATATTAAGCAACGGCCTTGTATTGTAGAAAAAAAGACTCGTTTAGGAGACTGGGAACTAGATACAGTCATAGGGGCAGGACATAAAGGCGTAATTGTATCAATGGTAGAAAGAACTTCCAAGCTAACTAAGCTCGCCAAAGTTTCTCATAAAACTGCAGAGGAAGTAAGTCAAGCGTTAATTGAACAACTTAAACCTATCAAAGATTTTGTACACACATTAACAGCAGACAACGGAAAAGAATTTGCCTATCACCAAATGGTTAGTTTCGAGCTAGAGACAGACTTCTACTTTGCAACGCCCTACCATTCTTGGGAAAGAGGCTTAAATGAGCATACAAACGGACTAGTTAGGCAATATTTTCCTAAAACACAAAGCTTTTTAGATACGACTTCCAAGGATATAGAAAGGGTGGAAACTTTACTAAATAACAGACCTAGAAAGGCTCTCAACTTCGAAACTCCACTAGAAGTGTTTACGAGATTATCTACAAACATGCTATGCTCGGGTGCACAATAG
- a CDS encoding transposase, giving the protein MSKQGLNEEQFKILEPQMEKWVNRNHYGRKLAPWRPVVNTIFWVLRTGAPWKDAPRNKEFSHPSTAHAWLGRMQSAGFLDQFLEELLKLAEQLGCIDAQRLSVDGFFFQRTRRRRAS; this is encoded by the coding sequence ATGAGCAAGCAAGGATTAAATGAAGAACAGTTTAAAATACTCGAACCTCAAATGGAAAAATGGGTAAATCGTAACCATTATGGAAGAAAATTAGCGCCATGGAGACCTGTAGTGAATACTATTTTCTGGGTGCTTCGGACAGGAGCTCCTTGGAAAGATGCACCTAGAAACAAGGAGTTTTCTCATCCCTCAACAGCACACGCATGGCTTGGAAGAATGCAATCTGCTGGATTTTTAGATCAATTTTTAGAAGAGCTGCTTAAGCTTGCCGAACAGCTGGGGTGTATTGATGCCCAGAGACTCTCTGTAGATGGTTTTTTTTTCCAGCGGACGCGGAGGAGGAGAGCAAGTTGA
- a CDS encoding transposase, with amino-acid sequence MVFFSSGRGGGEQVDYGYKGKGVTSHLLVEKSGKPLAITFTSASGDEKKQVIPLLRKVIPFIKKAWNQGKVPILEADKGYDSEQTRIDVLSHEVFPLIARKRNTKGYKIKGICYLEKQRWVVERTISWLKTCFRRLTVRWERKAIYWNGLLMFGLLGYWMNFLSRQVSLKQ; translated from the coding sequence ATGGTTTTTTTTTCCAGCGGACGCGGAGGAGGAGAGCAAGTTGATTATGGCTACAAAGGTAAAGGCGTGACATCGCATTTACTGGTAGAAAAATCAGGAAAGCCTCTTGCAATCACTTTTACATCAGCATCCGGGGATGAGAAAAAACAAGTGATCCCTCTGCTTAGGAAAGTCATTCCCTTCATTAAAAAAGCATGGAATCAGGGAAAAGTACCCATACTTGAAGCAGATAAAGGTTATGACTCAGAGCAAACACGTATCGATGTTCTTTCCCATGAGGTTTTTCCTCTGATAGCTCGGAAAAGAAACACTAAGGGATATAAGATAAAAGGCATTTGCTACCTTGAAAAGCAACGTTGGGTCGTTGAGAGAACGATTTCTTGGTTAAAGACATGCTTCCGTCGTCTTACAGTGCGCTGGGAAAGAAAGGCAATATATTGGAACGGACTATTAATGTTTGGACTACTGGGATATTGGATGAATTTCTTAAGTCGGCAAGTATCTTTAAAACAGTAA
- a CDS encoding IS630 family transposase — MAFYKERNAEARAEYLKKIEAISPEKRVYLDQSGISQYVHRQYARSARGKQIFGGISGKRFGRQSVISALQGKKLLAPMCFEGTCNTDLFNVWLKQELIPNLTHGQVLILDNASFHKSKTTRTLIEESGYEMLFLPPYSPDLNPIEKYWANMKTKIRELLPTVANLSEALDQAVLSMSI, encoded by the coding sequence ATTGCGTTTTATAAGGAAAGGAATGCGGAAGCAAGAGCGGAATATCTAAAAAAGATAGAAGCAATTTCTCCTGAAAAAAGGGTCTATTTGGATCAGAGCGGAATCAGTCAATATGTGCATAGGCAATATGCGAGGAGCGCGAGGGGAAAACAAATATTTGGAGGAATTTCAGGAAAACGATTTGGTAGACAGAGTGTAATTTCGGCACTACAAGGGAAGAAATTGCTGGCACCGATGTGTTTTGAAGGAACTTGCAATACGGATCTATTTAATGTATGGCTAAAACAGGAATTGATTCCAAATTTGACTCATGGCCAAGTTTTGATTCTCGATAACGCGAGCTTTCATAAATCAAAGACAACTAGAACATTGATAGAGGAAAGTGGATACGAAATGCTCTTTCTCCCGCCTTATTCACCGGACTTAAATCCTATCGAAAAATATTGGGCCAATATGAAAACGAAAATCCGAGAACTTTTACCTACTGTAGCTAATTTATCCGAAGCCTTAGATCAAGCTGTTTTATCAATGTCGATTTAA
- a CDS encoding IS630 transposase-related protein, with translation MPKPYSMDLRKRVLQYLEENNDKMKASQLFQVGIATVYRWVKRKKQRGNVEPLKKKSTYKKIDDQRLIAYVEKNPDHFLSEIAKHFGLTLQAIFYALKRLKITRKKRLRFIRKGMRKQERNI, from the coding sequence ATGCCTAAACCTTATTCAATGGATCTAAGAAAACGAGTGCTTCAATACCTAGAAGAAAATAACGACAAAATGAAGGCCAGCCAGCTATTTCAAGTTGGGATTGCAACTGTCTACCGATGGGTAAAGCGTAAGAAACAAAGAGGAAACGTAGAACCTCTAAAAAAGAAAAGCACTTATAAGAAAATTGATGATCAGAGATTAATCGCTTATGTAGAAAAAAACCCCGATCATTTTTTATCAGAGATTGCAAAGCATTTTGGTTTGACTTTGCAAGCAATCTTTTACGCTTTGAAAAGACTCAAGATCACAAGAAAAAAAAGATTGCGTTTTATAAGGAAAGGAATGCGGAAGCAAGAGCGGAATATCTAA
- a CDS encoding IS630 family transposase, whose translation MKKLIPSQRADLEHKLKHPKDYSERNRLCVILGYDEGISTKNLAKTLRISPITVQKYLREYDSENKTGSSPRGGSKSKLSQDQKESLLKHLHEKTYLKVKGIIAYVHEQYGIKYSRSGMTDWLIQHGFVYKRPKKIPGKLDPEKQRIFIEQYRALKETLNPDEEIYFIDAVHPEHQSQAVCGWIKKGVQKTLQTSGKQLRLHFAGALCLTGMKIFTEEYKTVDADAMLDFFKKLEKQTEARIIHVILDNARSNKNKKLEEFLMSSRIKVHYLPPYSPNLNPIERLWKILKEKKVYNRYYETSVTFFQAIRGFFLEEIPKITDILKCRINDKFQVVDLNPIKLAV comes from the coding sequence ATGAAAAAACTGATCCCTAGCCAGAGAGCTGACTTAGAACACAAGTTAAAGCATCCAAAAGACTATTCTGAACGGAATAGGCTTTGTGTAATTTTGGGCTATGATGAGGGTATCTCAACAAAAAATCTTGCTAAAACACTCCGGATAAGCCCTATCACTGTTCAGAAATACCTCAGAGAATATGATTCCGAAAATAAAACTGGAAGTAGCCCTCGAGGCGGTAGCAAATCAAAACTTTCACAAGACCAAAAAGAGTCTCTACTAAAACACCTACATGAAAAGACCTATCTTAAAGTCAAAGGGATCATAGCTTATGTGCATGAGCAATATGGGATAAAATATTCCCGAAGTGGCATGACAGATTGGCTCATACAGCACGGATTTGTTTATAAACGTCCTAAAAAGATTCCTGGGAAATTAGATCCTGAAAAACAACGAATTTTCATAGAACAATATAGGGCTTTAAAGGAGACCTTAAACCCTGATGAAGAGATCTATTTCATAGATGCTGTGCATCCTGAACATCAGTCCCAAGCCGTATGTGGATGGATCAAAAAAGGCGTTCAAAAGACTTTGCAGACATCCGGGAAACAATTGCGATTGCATTTTGCTGGAGCTCTTTGCCTGACAGGAATGAAGATTTTTACAGAGGAATATAAGACAGTTGATGCCGATGCAATGCTCGATTTTTTCAAGAAGCTAGAAAAACAGACAGAGGCTCGAATTATTCATGTAATTTTGGATAATGCAAGATCAAACAAAAATAAGAAACTAGAAGAGTTTCTGATGTCTTCTAGGATTAAAGTGCACTATCTCCCTCCTTATTCGCCGAATTTGAATCCTATTGAACGCTTGTGGAAGATCTTAAAGGAAAAGAAGGTATACAATCGATATTACGAAACGTCGGTGACTTTTTTTCAGGCAATTAGAGGATTCTTCTTAGAAGAGATACCGAAAATAACAGATATTTTGAAATGTAGGATAAACGACAAGTTTCAAGTCGTTGACTTAAATCCCATTAAGCTAGCCGTTTGA
- a CDS encoding IS630 family transposase: MKKGVQKTLQTSGKQLRLHFAGALCLTEMKIFTEKYKTVDADAMLDFFKKLEKQTEARIIHVILDNARSNKNKKLEEFLMSSRIKVHYLPPYSPNLNPIERLWKILREKTVYNRYYETSVTFFQAIRGFFLEEIPKITDVLKCRINDKFQVVDLNPIKLAV; this comes from the coding sequence ATCAAAAAAGGCGTTCAAAAGACTTTGCAGACATCCGGGAAACAATTGCGATTGCATTTTGCTGGAGCTCTTTGCCTGACAGAAATGAAGATTTTTACAGAGAAATATAAGACAGTTGATGCCGATGCAATGCTCGATTTTTTCAAGAAGCTAGAAAAACAGACCGAGGCTCGAATTATTCATGTAATTTTGGATAATGCGAGATCAAACAAAAATAAGAAACTAGAAGAGTTTCTGATGTCTTCTAGGATTAAAGTGCACTATCTCCCTCCTTATTCGCCGAATTTGAATCCTATTGAACGCTTGTGGAAGATCTTAAGGGAAAAGACGGTATACAATCGATATTACGAAACGTCGGTGACTTTTTTTCAGGCAATTAGAGGATTCTTCTTAGAAGAGATACCGAAAATAACAGATGTTTTGAAATGTAGGATAAACGACAAGTTTCAAGTCGTTGACTTGAACCCCATTAAGCTAGCCGTTTGA
- a CDS encoding phosphoenolpyruvate carboxykinase (GTP): MSNFIQNWTGNQILISWVEEIKELCQPKQVYLCDGSLEEYRNLSQVLVEKNLFVPLNPEKRPYSFWCHSSANDVARIEESTFICSLHEKDAGPTNHWKDPEQMKLLLKARFRGSMQGRTMYVIPFSMGPIDSNFSRIGIQITDSDYVVCNMHIMTRVGRKILDKLANAEFVPCLHSVGMPLLDNVQDVPWPCSNEKYIVHFPEERGIWSFGSGYGGNALLGKKSFALRIASVMGRDEGWLAEHMLILAITNPEGVKKYFAAAFPSACGKTNLAMLLPTLPNWKIECVGDDIAWLHIKDQKLYAINPEAGFFGVAPGTSFTSNPNAMNTLTHDTIFTNVALTEDKDIWWEGMTQQPPSQLTDWQGNPWTPNAKHLAAHPNARFTVAAKQCPVIDPNWENPEGVPISAIIFGGRRSNTVPLVYEAFDWSHGVFLGACMSSEMTAAASGEIGKLRHDPFAMLPFCGYNMADYFNHWLNMEKNNVALPKIFHVNWFLKDDKGKYIWPGFGDNIRVLKWIFERVDQSDNFQTSAIGNLPKEDSLDISGLSLTPDQLKQLFAIHVTQWRQEVKEMHRYFTLFGSELPPHMLHQLQALEKRIQ, encoded by the coding sequence ATGTCTAATTTCATACAAAATTGGACTGGCAATCAAATACTTATTAGTTGGGTTGAGGAGATTAAAGAACTTTGCCAACCAAAACAAGTCTATCTATGTGATGGTAGCTTAGAAGAATATCGTAATCTCTCTCAGGTTCTTGTCGAAAAAAACCTGTTTGTCCCATTAAACCCTGAAAAACGCCCTTATAGCTTTTGGTGTCACTCTTCTGCTAACGATGTTGCTCGTATTGAAGAGTCTACTTTTATCTGTTCTCTACATGAAAAAGATGCGGGTCCAACTAATCATTGGAAAGACCCTGAGCAAATGAAGCTTTTATTAAAAGCTCGTTTTCGCGGTTCTATGCAAGGAAGAACCATGTATGTTATCCCTTTTAGCATGGGTCCAATAGATTCTAATTTTAGCCGAATTGGCATACAAATCACCGATTCAGATTATGTAGTGTGTAATATGCATATCATGACAAGAGTTGGTAGGAAAATTCTCGATAAATTAGCTAATGCAGAATTTGTACCTTGTTTACATTCGGTAGGCATGCCCCTTTTAGACAATGTACAAGATGTGCCGTGGCCTTGTTCTAATGAGAAATACATTGTACATTTTCCAGAAGAGCGCGGCATTTGGTCATTTGGAAGTGGATATGGCGGTAATGCACTTTTGGGTAAAAAAAGCTTTGCCTTGCGTATTGCATCTGTTATGGGTCGAGACGAAGGCTGGTTAGCAGAGCATATGTTAATCCTTGCAATTACGAATCCAGAGGGAGTAAAAAAATATTTTGCAGCTGCGTTTCCCAGCGCTTGTGGAAAAACTAATTTAGCTATGCTATTACCAACTCTTCCCAATTGGAAAATTGAATGTGTAGGAGATGACATTGCTTGGTTGCATATAAAAGACCAAAAGCTCTACGCGATTAATCCAGAAGCTGGTTTTTTTGGAGTTGCGCCTGGAACTTCTTTTACTTCCAATCCCAATGCAATGAACACCCTTACACATGATACCATTTTCACAAATGTTGCATTGACAGAAGATAAAGATATATGGTGGGAAGGAATGACACAGCAACCTCCTTCTCAATTGACAGATTGGCAAGGAAATCCTTGGACTCCTAATGCTAAACATCTCGCAGCTCATCCCAATGCACGTTTTACCGTCGCTGCCAAGCAATGTCCTGTGATTGATCCTAACTGGGAAAATCCAGAGGGAGTTCCTATCTCTGCCATTATTTTTGGTGGTAGGCGTTCGAATACCGTACCTTTGGTCTATGAAGCTTTTGATTGGAGTCACGGAGTTTTTTTAGGTGCGTGTATGTCTTCTGAAATGACAGCAGCTGCTAGTGGAGAGATAGGTAAGTTGCGTCATGACCCTTTTGCTATGCTTCCTTTTTGTGGTTATAACATGGCAGATTACTTCAATCATTGGCTAAACATGGAGAAAAATAATGTGGCCCTGCCTAAGATTTTTCATGTGAATTGGTTTTTAAAAGATGATAAAGGTAAATATATTTGGCCAGGTTTTGGAGATAATATTCGTGTATTAAAATGGATCTTTGAAAGGGTAGACCAAAGCGATAATTTTCAAACTTCTGCTATTGGCAACCTTCCTAAAGAAGATTCTTTGGATATCTCCGGGTTATCTCTTACCCCTGATCAATTAAAGCAACTCTTTGCTATTCATGTTACACAGTGGCGTCAAGAGGTAAAAGAGATGCATCGCTATTTTACTTTATTTGGCTCAGAGCTGCCTCCTCATATGCTACACCAACTACAAGCATTGGAAAAAAGAATTCAATAA
- a CDS encoding rod shape-determining protein produces MAKANSGSFKTVFKTASGKFVNKFTNVSGLFSSDIGIDLGTANTLVYVRGKGIVLAEPSVVAVDSTNNEVLAVGRKAKDMLGKTPRRIHAVRPMKDGVIADFEIAEGMLKALIKQVTPARSFFRPKILIAVPSGITGVEKRAVEDSALRAGAQEVILIEEPMAAAIGVDLPVHEPVANMIIDVGGGTTEIAILSLGGIVESRSLRIAGDEFDECIVNYMRRTYNLMIGPRTAEEIKVTIGSAYPLGEHELEMEVRGRDQVAGLPVTKRINSVEIRECLAEPIQQIVECVKLTLEQCPPELAADLVERGMVLAGGGALIKGFDKSLIKETGLPVIVAPNPLLAVCLGTGKALEYLDKFKKRRSVT; encoded by the coding sequence ATGGCAAAAGCAAATTCTGGTTCGTTTAAAACGGTTTTCAAAACAGCTTCTGGTAAATTTGTGAATAAATTTACCAATGTTTCGGGTCTTTTTTCTAGTGACATTGGAATTGATTTAGGAACAGCAAATACTCTTGTGTATGTGCGTGGAAAAGGAATTGTATTAGCTGAACCCTCTGTTGTAGCTGTTGACTCTACGAATAATGAAGTCTTAGCTGTTGGACGTAAAGCAAAAGATATGTTAGGAAAAACCCCGCGTAGAATACATGCGGTTCGTCCCATGAAAGATGGTGTTATTGCTGACTTTGAAATTGCAGAAGGGATGTTAAAAGCCTTAATTAAACAAGTAACTCCTGCACGTAGTTTTTTTCGTCCTAAGATTTTGATTGCAGTTCCTTCTGGTATTACAGGGGTGGAAAAACGCGCTGTTGAAGATTCTGCTCTGCGAGCTGGAGCTCAGGAAGTCATTTTAATTGAAGAGCCGATGGCAGCTGCTATTGGTGTAGATCTTCCTGTTCATGAGCCTGTGGCAAATATGATTATTGATGTGGGTGGAGGAACAACCGAAATTGCCATTCTCTCTCTTGGGGGAATTGTTGAATCTCGTTCTTTAAGAATTGCAGGGGATGAATTTGATGAATGCATTGTCAATTACATGCGTCGTACCTACAACTTGATGATTGGTCCCAGAACAGCTGAGGAAATCAAGGTTACCATTGGATCTGCTTATCCCTTAGGAGAGCATGAACTTGAAATGGAAGTACGTGGCCGAGATCAGGTAGCAGGCCTTCCCGTTACGAAAAGAATTAATTCAGTAGAAATTCGAGAATGCTTAGCAGAACCTATTCAACAAATCGTTGAATGTGTAAAATTGACACTTGAACAATGCCCTCCTGAATTAGCTGCAGATTTAGTAGAAAGAGGTATGGTATTAGCAGGAGGAGGTGCTTTAATTAAAGGATTTGACAAATCTTTAATTAAAGAAACAGGCCTGCCTGTAATTGTAGCTCCTAATCCTCTTTTAGCTGTTTGTTTGGGGACAGGAAAGGCATTAGAATATTTAGATAAATTTAAAAAGCGTAGATCAGTTACTTGA